One Blattabacterium cuenoti DNA window includes the following coding sequences:
- the menB gene encoding 1,4-dihydroxy-2-naphthoyl-CoA synthase — MNSIINWVSIKKYEDINFLFWNGISKIEINRPKFCNAFRVKTVKEMIDAVNICENKMDIDVLIITGVGKKYFCSGGDQNERGLGGYMGEDGIPRLNILNFYKKIRELHKPVIAMVNGYSVGGGHVLHVVCDLTIASENSYFSQVGPKVGSFDGGFGSSYLARHIGQKKTREMWFLCKKYSAKEALDMGLINKVVKIDELEKFTIKWCQTIQKRSQMSIRLIKRCLNAELDGQHGLMQLAGDATLMFYLMKESQEGKKAFLEKRDPNFKKFTKFL; from the coding sequence ATGAATTCTATAATAAATTGGGTTTCAATTAAAAAATATGAAGATATTAATTTTTTATTTTGGAACGGTATTTCTAAAATAGAAATTAATCGTCCAAAATTTTGTAACGCATTTCGTGTAAAAACAGTAAAAGAAATGATAGATGCTGTAAATATATGTGAAAATAAAATGGATATTGATGTTTTAATTATTACAGGAGTTGGTAAAAAATATTTTTGTTCAGGTGGGGATCAAAATGAAAGAGGTTTAGGAGGGTATATGGGGGAAGATGGTATCCCAAGATTAAACATTTTAAATTTTTATAAAAAAATAAGAGAATTACATAAACCTGTTATAGCAATGGTAAACGGATATTCGGTAGGGGGGGGTCATGTATTACATGTTGTATGCGATTTAACTATTGCATCTGAAAATTCCTACTTTAGTCAAGTAGGACCAAAAGTTGGTTCTTTTGATGGTGGATTTGGAAGTTCTTATTTAGCTCGTCATATTGGACAAAAAAAAACAAGAGAAATGTGGTTTTTATGTAAAAAATATTCTGCGAAGGAAGCATTAGATATGGGTTTGATTAATAAAGTAGTAAAAATAGATGAATTAGAAAAATTTACCATAAAATGGTGTCAAACAATACAAAAAAGAAGTCAAATGTCTATAAGATTAATTAAAAGATGTTTAAACGCAGAATTGGATGGTCAACATGGTTTAATGCAATTAGCTGGAGACGCAACTTTAATGTTTTATTTAATGAAAGAATCTCAAGAAGGAAAAAAAGCATTTTTAGAAAAAAGAGATCCAAACTTTAAAAAGTTTACTAAATTTTTATGA
- a CDS encoding AMP-binding protein: MKKNHLKNVWIDFSDKKNFFETKINCHWIKSIIDFLNEWKDNNSFIKVVTSGSTGYPKTIFLKKKYMIHRAIKSVEYLNLNKKNNVKGLLCLSPNFIASKMFLVRAMIFNWKILCVYPSSNPLEKIKNYTFDITSMAPIQSFFSIKYLNNIKNILIGGSKIKDIIKCKLQNIISNCYDVYGLTETYGHIAFKKINGSNKDNYFKSLNDVVIDVDKRNCLKIIFPEMNNIFFQTNDIVKLQSKNSFNVIGRYDNIINTGGIKIIPELLEKKIEPFIKKRRFFISSIPDDFFGEKIILVIEGSFFIIKIPEFFFKKKYLKPKKIFFVSKFKENFIGKIKKIEIINELLLKNE; the protein is encoded by the coding sequence GTGAAAAAAAATCATTTGAAAAATGTTTGGATAGATTTTTCTGATAAAAAAAATTTTTTTGAAACCAAAATTAATTGTCATTGGATAAAATCAATTATTGATTTCTTAAATGAATGGAAAGATAATAATTCTTTTATAAAAGTTGTTACTTCTGGTAGTACAGGATACCCAAAAACGATTTTTTTAAAAAAAAAGTATATGATTCATAGAGCTATAAAAAGCGTTGAATATTTAAATCTAAATAAAAAAAATAATGTAAAAGGATTGTTATGTTTATCTCCAAATTTTATAGCATCTAAAATGTTTTTAGTTCGTGCCATGATTTTTAATTGGAAAATATTATGTGTTTATCCATCATCTAATCCATTAGAAAAAATTAAAAATTATACATTTGATATTACATCAATGGCACCTATTCAAAGTTTTTTTAGTATAAAATACTTAAATAATATAAAAAACATTCTTATTGGAGGATCTAAAATAAAAGATATAATCAAGTGTAAATTACAAAATATTATTTCAAATTGTTATGATGTATATGGATTAACAGAAACTTATGGACATATAGCGTTTAAAAAAATTAATGGATCTAATAAAGATAATTATTTTAAATCTTTAAATGATGTAGTAATTGATGTAGATAAAAGAAATTGTCTAAAAATAATTTTTCCAGAAATGAATAATATCTTTTTTCAAACAAATGACATTGTTAAATTACAATCTAAAAATAGTTTTAATGTAATCGGAAGATATGATAATATTATTAATACAGGAGGAATTAAAATTATACCTGAATTATTAGAGAAAAAAATTGAACCTTTTATTAAAAAAAGAAGATTTTTTATATCATCTATTCCAGATGATTTTTTTGGTGAAAAAATAATATTAGTCATTGAAGGAAGTTTTTTTATTATAAAAATACCAGAATTTTTTTTTAAAAAAAAGTATTTAAAACCTAAAAAAATATTTTTTGTGTCAAAATTTAAAGAAAATTTTATAGGAAAAATAAAAAAAATAGAAATTATAAATGAATTATTATTAAAAAATGAATAA
- a CDS encoding enolase C-terminal domain-like protein, which translates to MFYLIKKKLFFKNGIYNSITNFYVNQIWIILLKRNEKIIGVGECNPLLTINPNNNDLDKIENNILFLLKLFFSKKVDFNFYRKKILNPSILFAFEQVFLFLKKKNFPILYNSNFTKGRIGIPVNNLIWLKKYKNFNEKKICRYIENKISNGFLSMKIKIDKKSFDIQYYILSMIYKKYPFLQIRLDANGCFIDLRDTIFFIEKLIKIKSISYIEQPILKGNWKEMKKICKKSMIPIALDEELNGVIKLKKKL; encoded by the coding sequence ATGTTTTATTTAATTAAAAAAAAACTTTTTTTTAAAAATGGAATATATAATTCAATTACAAATTTTTATGTAAATCAAATTTGGATTATTCTTTTAAAAAGAAATGAAAAAATAATAGGGGTTGGTGAATGTAATCCATTATTAACAATAAATCCTAATAATAATGATTTAGATAAAATAGAAAATAATATTTTATTTTTATTAAAATTATTTTTTAGTAAAAAAGTAGATTTTAACTTTTATCGTAAAAAAATATTAAATCCGTCTATATTGTTTGCTTTTGAACAAGTATTTCTTTTTTTAAAAAAAAAAAATTTTCCTATTTTATATAATTCTAATTTTACTAAAGGAAGAATTGGAATACCAGTAAATAATTTAATATGGTTAAAAAAATATAAAAATTTTAATGAAAAAAAAATATGTAGGTATATAGAAAATAAAATATCAAATGGTTTTTTATCTATGAAAATTAAAATAGATAAAAAATCATTTGATATTCAATATTATATTTTATCAATGATATATAAAAAATATCCTTTTTTACAAATTAGATTAGATGCAAATGGATGTTTTATCGATTTACGTGACACAATTTTTTTTATAGAAAAATTAATAAAAATAAAATCTATTTCCTATATAGAACAACCAATTTTAAAAGGAAATTGGAAAGAGATGAAAAAAATATGTAAAAAATCAATGATACCAATAGCATTAGATGAAGAATTAAATGGAGTAATAAAATTAAAAAAAAAGTTATGA
- the eno gene encoding phosphopyruvate hydratase, producing MTYIKSIKARQILDSRGNPTVEVDLITKNNVIGRASIPSGVSKGINEAIELRDKDNNFFLGKSVMKSIYNIVNIISPELIGKSVLDQINIDNLMLSLDGTNNKKKLGANSILAVSIAAAKAAAIELNIPIYKYIGGLYAHSLPIPLVNIINGGKHSNASIAFQEFMLVPTKGENLIDSLQIIHKIFYQLKYIFNKKGLSTSLGDEGGFTPNIKGSELVLDHILDAIYTSGYEPYDDIGIAIDCAASEFYENNQYNYSKFENKTETSYIKSREEHVQYLSFLVNKYPIISIEDGMDQNDWKGWKMLTNEIGDQIQLVGDDLFVTQVNKLKIGIEKKIANSILIKLNQVGTLTETIDTINFAKSNKYKNIISHRSGETEDTFISNLCVAFNIGQIKTGSICRSERTSKYNELLRIEEYLGKNSYHPKWGEIN from the coding sequence ATGACTTATATAAAATCTATTAAAGCAAGACAAATATTAGATTCTAGAGGTAATCCTACAGTAGAAGTAGATTTAATAACAAAAAATAATGTAATAGGTAGAGCGTCAATACCATCAGGTGTGTCTAAAGGAATAAATGAAGCAATTGAATTGCGTGATAAAGATAATAATTTTTTTTTAGGAAAAAGTGTAATGAAGTCTATATATAATATTGTAAATATTATTTCTCCAGAATTAATAGGAAAATCTGTATTAGATCAAATAAATATTGATAACTTAATGTTAAGTCTTGATGGTACTAATAATAAAAAAAAATTAGGAGCTAATTCCATATTAGCTGTTTCAATAGCAGCTGCAAAAGCAGCTGCTATTGAATTGAATATTCCTATTTATAAATATATAGGTGGATTATATGCTCATTCATTACCAATACCGTTAGTAAATATAATAAATGGGGGAAAACATTCTAACGCATCTATTGCTTTTCAAGAATTTATGTTAGTACCAACTAAAGGGGAAAATTTAATAGATTCATTACAAATTATTCATAAAATTTTTTATCAATTAAAATATATTTTTAATAAAAAAGGTTTATCTACTAGTTTAGGAGATGAAGGTGGTTTTACTCCTAATATTAAAGGATCGGAATTAGTTTTAGATCATATATTAGATGCTATATATACCTCAGGATATGAACCTTATGATGATATTGGAATAGCAATAGATTGTGCTGCATCAGAATTTTATGAAAATAATCAATATAATTATTCTAAATTTGAGAATAAAACAGAAACATCTTATATAAAATCTAGAGAGGAACATGTACAATATTTATCGTTTTTAGTTAATAAATATCCTATTATTTCTATTGAAGATGGTATGGATCAAAATGATTGGAAAGGTTGGAAAATGTTAACAAATGAAATAGGAGATCAAATACAATTAGTTGGAGATGATTTATTTGTTACTCAAGTAAATAAGTTAAAAATAGGAATAGAAAAAAAAATTGCTAATTCTATTTTAATAAAATTAAATCAAGTAGGTACATTAACAGAAACAATCGATACAATAAATTTTGCAAAATCAAATAAATATAAAAATATAATTTCTCATAGATCTGGAGAAACAGAAGATACTTTTATATCAAATTTATGTGTAGCATTTAATATTGGACAAATAAAAACAGGATCTATATGTCGTTCAGAACGAACATCGAAATATAATGAATTATTGAGAATTGAAGAATATTTAGGTAAAAATTCATATCATCCAAAATGGGGAGAAATTAATTAA
- a CDS encoding SLC13 family permease codes for MVILVFIFGYLFIAFGNIISINKIIPSILMSIICWSIIIFFNIPVYELNNFLVKKNPHYLLSIHLGKTSEILFFLIGAMSIIAIIDEFFGFESLKELFISNTKRNFLWKLSIASFLLSAIIDNLTATIVLISLLKKTIYNYKERLYYIGLVIISANAGGVWSPIGDITTTMLWISKKVTTMFLIKKVFIPSIICMVSSTLIISYFSVFNGSIQLRKKKLSKNDLKMGFFMLKLGLVLMLLVPIYKNIIGIPPYMGIMLSLVILFLICTINFKKKFNNRIEEIFKKLDLSSILFFFGILLSVSSLESLGLLYHLSMWINNSVNTWKITTFILGLISSIIDNVPLVAATISMFSNYSINHNLWYFIAYVSGTGGSLLLIGSASGVAAMGIEKIDFIWYLKNISWIAFFGYIFGYAYLLIIG; via the coding sequence ATGGTAATTTTAGTATTTATTTTTGGATATTTATTTATTGCATTCGGAAATATTATTTCCATAAATAAGATTATTCCATCAATTCTAATGTCTATTATTTGTTGGTCAATAATTATATTTTTTAATATACCAGTTTATGAGTTAAACAATTTTTTAGTAAAAAAAAATCCCCATTATTTACTATCAATTCATTTAGGAAAAACTTCGGAAATTTTATTTTTTCTTATTGGTGCTATGTCTATTATAGCTATAATAGATGAATTTTTTGGATTTGAATCTTTAAAAGAATTATTTATTTCAAATACAAAACGTAATTTTTTATGGAAATTAAGTATTGCATCTTTTTTATTATCTGCAATAATAGATAACTTAACAGCAACTATAGTATTAATTTCTCTTCTAAAAAAGACTATTTATAACTATAAAGAACGTTTATATTATATTGGTTTAGTTATTATATCTGCAAATGCAGGTGGGGTTTGGTCTCCAATCGGAGATATAACAACAACTATGTTATGGATATCTAAAAAAGTTACTACAATGTTTCTTATAAAAAAAGTATTTATCCCATCTATAATATGTATGGTTAGTTCAACATTGATCATTTCTTATTTTTCAGTTTTTAATGGATCTATTCAGTTAAGAAAAAAAAAATTATCAAAAAATGACCTTAAAATGGGTTTTTTTATGTTAAAATTAGGATTAGTATTAATGCTACTTGTTCCTATTTATAAAAATATAATAGGAATACCTCCATACATGGGAATAATGTTGTCTCTTGTAATCCTATTTTTGATTTGTACGATTAATTTCAAAAAAAAATTTAATAATCGTATAGAAGAAATTTTTAAGAAACTAGATTTGTCTAGTATTTTATTTTTTTTTGGAATATTATTATCTGTTTCTTCTTTAGAATCATTAGGATTATTATATCATTTGTCAATGTGGATAAATAATTCTGTTAATACATGGAAAATTACTACATTTATATTAGGTCTTATATCTTCTATTATAGACAATGTTCCTTTAGTAGCTGCTACTATTTCGATGTTTTCTAACTATTCAATTAATCATAATTTATGGTATTTTATAGCTTATGTATCTGGAACTGGGGGAAGTTTATTACTAATAGGATCTGCGTCAGGAGTAGCTGCAATGGGAATAGAAAAAATAGATTTTATATGGTATTTAAAAAATATTAGTTGGATTGCTTTTTTTGGATATATTTTTGGTTACGCTTATTTATTAATAATTGGTTAA
- the rpsD gene encoding 30S ribosomal protein S4 produces the protein MARYIGPKTKISRRFGESLFGEDKYFNRRKHLPINYVTNRRRGKKSEYFFQLLEKQKAKYIYGILERHFEKLFIEASRKKGVTGELLLQFCESRLDNIVFRLNFTPSRFSSRQLISHKHIIVNNCVVNIPSFRLKPGDKILLKNKKHPVVIESLSNKKGNNIVDWLMLDEKNMCGEFKSIPSRNQIPENIKEQLIVELYSK, from the coding sequence ATGGCTAGATATATAGGTCCTAAAACAAAAATTTCTAGAAGGTTTGGGGAAAGTCTTTTTGGAGAAGATAAGTATTTTAATAGAAGAAAACATTTACCTATAAATTATGTTACTAATAGGAGAAGAGGAAAAAAATCGGAATATTTTTTTCAATTATTAGAAAAACAAAAAGCAAAATATATTTATGGTATATTAGAACGTCATTTTGAAAAATTATTTATTGAAGCTTCTAGAAAAAAAGGGGTTACAGGAGAATTATTATTGCAATTTTGTGAAAGTAGATTAGATAATATTGTATTTAGACTAAATTTTACCCCTTCTAGGTTTTCTTCTCGTCAATTGATATCTCATAAACATATCATAGTAAATAATTGTGTAGTTAATATTCCTTCATTTAGATTAAAACCTGGAGATAAAATTTTATTAAAAAATAAAAAACATCCAGTGGTAATAGAATCATTATCCAATAAAAAAGGGAATAATATAGTTGATTGGTTAATGTTAGATGAAAAAAATATGTGTGGAGAATTTAAATCTATACCAAGTAGAAATCAAATACCTGAAAATATAAAAGAACAACTAATTGTAGAATTATATTCAAAATAA
- a CDS encoding metal-dependent hydrolase: MKITYLSHSTILLEINNIKIIVDPFLSKNNLFNKQLLNKYINSKIDYMLITHAHYDHICDVELFSKNNPDMLIISNYEISNYFNKKNISSCGINYGSFITFPFGKIKYTFALHSSSFNDGSYGGNPGGFLLHTNEGNIYISGDTSITYEMKFIPKFGDLNLSVLPIGGVYTMDVYDSIIASDLLKCDQILGVHYDTFENIKINKEKSIKEFYNKEKKLILLNCEESIII; encoded by the coding sequence ATGAAGATAACTTATTTATCTCACAGTACAATATTATTAGAAATTAATAATATAAAAATTATAGTAGATCCATTTTTATCTAAAAATAATTTATTTAATAAACAGTTATTAAATAAATATATTAATTCAAAAATAGATTATATGTTGATTACTCATGCTCATTATGATCATATATGTGATGTAGAACTTTTTTCAAAAAACAATCCTGATATGTTGATTATATCTAATTACGAAATATCTAATTATTTTAATAAAAAAAATATTAGTTCATGTGGAATTAATTATGGATCTTTTATTACTTTTCCATTTGGAAAAATAAAATATACATTTGCATTACATTCTAGTTCATTTAATGATGGAAGTTATGGGGGGAATCCTGGAGGATTTTTATTACATACAAATGAAGGAAATATTTATATATCTGGAGATACATCTATTACATATGAAATGAAATTCATTCCAAAATTTGGAGATTTAAATTTATCTGTATTACCAATAGGTGGAGTATATACCATGGATGTTTATGATTCTATTATTGCCTCAGATTTATTAAAATGTGATCAAATTTTAGGAGTACATTATGATACTTTTGAAAATATTAAAATTAATAAAGAAAAATCAATAAAAGAATTTTACAATAAAGAAAAAAAATTGATTTTATTGAATTGTGAAGAATCTATAATAATTTAA
- a CDS encoding DNA-directed RNA polymerase subunit alpha: MTILDFIKPDKILVTEFSDYRGVFHLKPLEPGYGITLGNSLRRVLLSSLRGFAVTSIRIEGIKYEFSTIDGVIEDVTEMVLNFKKIRLKRIIQDVKKEIVNVSIKQNEIIDGKVLNKFISGFKILNHDLIICKKEESVVLNMSFTIEEGRGYVSAEENKKNSNVESSLIGTIPIDSIYTPIRNVKYTIENCRVGQKTDFENLLLEITTDGSISPKSALMEASKILIQYFSLFSKEKIDKKDKEKIGKNKRKYNEEFLKMRALLRSKLTEMDLSVRTKNCLKSASINTIEELVNCNRSSMLKMRNFGKKSLEELEIKMKEKGLSFGMKTSEYKINENKK; this comes from the coding sequence ATGACTATTTTAGATTTCATTAAACCAGATAAAATTTTGGTTACTGAGTTTTCAGATTATAGAGGAGTTTTTCATTTAAAACCATTAGAACCAGGTTATGGAATTACATTAGGTAATTCTTTAAGAAGAGTTTTATTAAGTTCATTAAGAGGATTTGCCGTTACATCTATTCGAATTGAAGGAATAAAATATGAATTTTCTACTATAGATGGAGTTATTGAAGATGTAACAGAAATGGTGTTAAATTTCAAAAAAATTAGATTAAAAAGAATAATCCAAGATGTTAAGAAAGAGATAGTTAATGTTTCAATAAAACAAAATGAAATTATAGATGGAAAAGTTTTAAATAAATTTATATCTGGATTTAAAATATTAAATCATGATCTAATTATTTGTAAAAAAGAAGAATCTGTTGTTTTAAATATGAGTTTTACAATTGAAGAAGGTAGAGGATATGTTTCTGCAGAAGAAAATAAAAAAAATAGTAATGTTGAATCTTCTTTAATAGGAACTATTCCAATTGATTCAATTTATACTCCAATTAGAAATGTAAAATATACAATAGAAAATTGTAGAGTTGGACAAAAAACTGATTTTGAAAATTTATTATTAGAAATAACAACTGATGGATCTATTTCACCAAAATCTGCATTAATGGAGGCATCCAAAATATTAATTCAATATTTTTCTTTATTTTCAAAAGAAAAAATAGATAAAAAAGATAAAGAAAAAATAGGAAAAAATAAAAGAAAATATAATGAAGAATTTTTAAAAATGCGTGCTTTATTAAGATCTAAATTAACTGAAATGGATCTATCTGTACGTACAAAAAATTGTTTAAAATCAGCATCTATAAATACTATAGAAGAATTAGTAAATTGTAATAGAAGTTCTATGTTAAAAATGAGAAATTTCGGTAAAAAATCTTTAGAAGAATTAGAAATAAAAATGAAAGAAAAAGGTTTATCATTTGGAATGAAGACATCAGAATATAAAATAAATGAAAATAAAAAATAA
- a CDS encoding NADP-dependent isocitrate dehydrogenase, with protein sequence MKIKVTNPIVEMDGDEMARIIWKYIKKYFIYPYLDIKIIYFDLGLKNRNYTNDQVTIDAAKAIKKYNVGVKCATITPDKKRMKEFNLKKMWKSPNGTIRNIINGTIFREPIIINNFPKKIKNWKYPICIARHAYADQYDSVDFSIKNKGTLYLHFIPDNLNKNNEKKIQIHHFSSPGIAMGMYNTEKSIYNFALSCFNYSIYKKYSLFLSTKNTILKYYDGKYVDIFKKLYKSKFESKFKKLNIKYEHYLIDDMISKVIKSNGGFIWACKNYDGDVQSDCIAQGFGSLGMMTSILLTADGKTFESEAAHGTITRHYKKYKKGIITSTNPIALLFAWTKALKHRAYLDNNDDLRLFSEKIEKSCKTFVEEGNVTKDLLLSMNNLNINKYLDTESFIKDFKKFLEKKLKI encoded by the coding sequence ATGAAAATAAAAGTTACTAATCCTATTGTTGAAATGGATGGTGATGAAATGGCAAGAATTATATGGAAATATATAAAAAAATATTTTATTTATCCATATTTAGATATCAAAATTATTTATTTTGATCTAGGATTAAAAAATAGAAATTATACTAATGACCAAGTTACAATTGATGCAGCTAAAGCTATAAAAAAATATAATGTAGGAGTGAAATGTGCAACAATAACTCCAGATAAAAAAAGAATGAAGGAATTTAATCTAAAAAAAATGTGGAAATCTCCAAATGGAACAATAAGAAATATAATAAATGGAACAATTTTTAGAGAACCTATAATTATAAATAATTTTCCTAAAAAAATTAAAAATTGGAAATATCCTATATGTATTGCTAGACATGCTTATGCAGATCAATATGATTCTGTTGATTTTTCTATAAAAAATAAAGGTACTTTATACCTTCATTTTATTCCAGATAATTTAAATAAAAATAATGAAAAAAAAATTCAAATTCATCATTTTTCATCTCCTGGAATTGCAATGGGAATGTATAATACGGAAAAATCTATATATAATTTTGCTCTTTCTTGTTTTAATTATTCTATATATAAAAAGTATTCTCTTTTTTTATCTACAAAAAATACAATTCTTAAGTATTACGATGGTAAATATGTTGATATTTTTAAAAAATTATATAAATCAAAATTTGAATCAAAATTTAAAAAATTAAATATAAAATATGAACATTATTTAATAGATGACATGATATCAAAAGTTATTAAATCAAATGGAGGTTTTATATGGGCATGTAAAAATTACGATGGAGATGTACAGTCTGATTGTATTGCTCAAGGATTTGGTTCCCTAGGCATGATGACTTCTATTTTATTGACTGCAGACGGAAAAACATTTGAATCTGAAGCTGCTCATGGAACTATAACTAGACATTATAAAAAATATAAGAAAGGAATTATTACATCAACAAATCCAATAGCGTTACTATTTGCATGGACAAAGGCATTAAAACATAGAGCTTATTTAGATAATAATGATGATTTAAGACTTTTTTCAGAAAAAATTGAAAAATCATGTAAAACATTTGTAGAAGAAGGAAATGTAACTAAAGATTTATTATTATCAATGAATAATTTAAATATAAATAAATATTTAGATACAGAATCTTTTATTAAGGATTTTAAAAAATTTTTAGAAAAAAAATTAAAAATTTAA
- the rpsK gene encoding 30S ribosomal protein S11 gives MNNKSSKKKKLVLVDAIGEAHIQSSFNNIIISLTNKKGEVIAWSSAGKMNFKGSKKNTPYAAQITAENVAKKGLNAGLKKVEVKIKGPGAGRDAAIRALSNSGLIITMIKDITPLPHNGCRPSKRRRV, from the coding sequence ATGAATAATAAATCCTCCAAGAAAAAAAAATTAGTATTAGTTGATGCAATAGGAGAAGCTCATATACAATCAAGTTTTAATAATATTATAATATCTTTAACAAATAAAAAGGGGGAAGTAATTGCATGGTCTTCTGCAGGAAAAATGAATTTTAAGGGATCTAAAAAAAATACTCCATACGCTGCACAAATTACAGCAGAAAATGTAGCAAAAAAGGGATTAAATGCAGGATTAAAAAAAGTAGAAGTTAAAATAAAAGGACCAGGAGCTGGAAGAGATGCGGCTATAAGAGCATTAAGTAATTCTGGTTTAATAATTACTATGATTAAAGATATTACACCATTACCACATAATGGATGTAGGCCTTCTAAAAGAAGAAGAGTTTAA
- the rplQ gene encoding 50S ribosomal protein L17 produces the protein MNHGKKNNPLSRKYGHRKSILSNMASSLIKEKRIFTSLAKAKELRKYIEPIITKSKINTVHSRRIIFSYLRDKKAVFELFKDSFKKVRERLGGYTRILKVGFRYGDQSPISFIELVDFNTTSFFHTKKKFKSVRRSKKKKIKK, from the coding sequence ATGAATCATGGAAAAAAAAATAATCCATTAAGTAGAAAATACGGACATAGAAAATCTATTTTATCTAATATGGCATCTTCTTTAATAAAAGAAAAAAGGATATTTACAAGTTTAGCAAAAGCAAAAGAATTAAGAAAATATATTGAACCAATTATAACTAAATCAAAAATTAATACTGTTCATTCTAGAAGAATTATATTTTCTTATTTAAGAGATAAAAAAGCAGTTTTTGAATTATTTAAAGATTCATTTAAAAAAGTAAGAGAACGCTTAGGTGGATATACAAGAATATTAAAAGTAGGATTTCGTTATGGAGATCAATCTCCTATTTCATTTATTGAATTAGTAGATTTTAATACAACTTCTTTTTTTCATACTAAAAAGAAGTTTAAAAGTGTAAGAAGAAGTAAAAAGAAAAAAATAAAAAAATGA
- the menA gene encoding 1,4-dihydroxy-2-naphthoate octaprenyltransferase has product MKIKYWLYAFRCYTLPLSISGITSSYLYVKNNFFYKKINIFTYVLCLLTSIFLQILSNLSNDYGDYKKGIDSSSYKKTKNVIQRRFFTKNEIKKSIYIFSLLSFISGLLLIYKTLLLNMSIFYFIFYLLGLIICIYSSISYSIGISYGWITGLGDLSVLIFFGIVPVTSSYFLYTYIFPSIDIILISLSVGLLNVSVLNINNIRDIKNDFLHGKKTIANFFHIRYAVLYQALILSISICINFYFFIKNKKNIYQWIILIFISIFLLKHINNIILPIKSKKKLSIELKKMILITLIHAINIGY; this is encoded by the coding sequence ATGAAAATAAAATATTGGCTTTATGCTTTTAGATGTTATACATTGCCTTTATCCATATCTGGAATAACTTCGAGTTATTTATATGTTAAAAACAATTTTTTTTATAAAAAAATAAATATATTTACATATGTATTATGTTTATTAACATCAATATTTTTACAAATATTATCGAATTTATCTAATGATTATGGAGATTATAAAAAAGGAATTGATAGCTCTTCATATAAGAAGACAAAAAATGTAATTCAACGTAGATTTTTTACTAAAAATGAAATAAAGAAATCTATTTATATTTTTTCATTATTATCGTTTATATCCGGATTATTGCTAATATATAAAACACTATTATTAAATATGAGTATATTTTATTTTATTTTTTATTTATTGGGATTAATAATTTGTATATATTCATCTATATCTTATTCAATAGGTATATCATATGGTTGGATTACAGGTTTAGGAGATTTATCTGTATTAATTTTTTTTGGTATTGTTCCTGTTACGAGTAGTTATTTTTTATATACTTACATATTTCCATCTATTGATATTATTTTGATATCTTTATCTGTAGGATTATTAAATGTTTCTGTATTAAATATTAATAATATAAGAGATATAAAAAATGATTTTTTACATGGAAAAAAAACTATAGCAAATTTTTTTCACATTAGATATGCTGTATTATATCAGGCATTAATTCTATCTATATCTATTTGTATAAATTTTTATTTTTTTATAAAAAATAAAAAAAATATATATCAATGGATAATATTGATTTTTATATCCATTTTTTTATTGAAACATATTAATAATATAATTTTACCAATTAAAAGTAAAAAAAAATTATCAATAGAATTAAAGAAAATGATATTAATTACTTTAATACATGCAATAAATATAGGATATTAA